Sequence from the Prosthecobacter debontii genome:
TCCACGCTGCGAGCGGAGGAAACCGTGAAGGTGGGCGTGCTGCACTCGCTGAGCGGCACGATGGCCATCTCGGAGACGTCGCTGCGCGACATTTTGCTTTTTACCTTTGATGAGATCAACGCCAAGGGCGGAGTGCTGGGCAAGAAGATCGAGCCCGTCGTTGTGGATGGTGCGTCCAACTGGCCGCTGTTCGCTGAAAAAGCCAAGCAGCTCTTGGAGCAGGACAAAGTGGCCGTGACGTTCGGCTGCTGGACCTCGGTGAGCCGCAAGTCGGTGTTGCCAGTGTTTGAAAGCAACAAAGGTCTGCTGTTCTACCCGGTGCAGTATGAGGGTGAAGAAATGTCGCCTAACATCATGTATACCGCTGAAGCGGTGAACCAGCAGGCCACCCCAGCCGTGGACTACATGCTGGAGAAGGGCTTCAAAAAGTTCTACCTGCTGGGCAGCGACTACGTCTATCCTCAGACCACGAACCTGGTGTTGCTGGAATACCTTTTGAGCAAAGGTGTGCCGCTTGAAAACATCGGTGGTGGCTTCAAGAAAGATGAGTCCGGAAAGATCATCTCCGCCGGTAAATACACCCCATTCGGTCACACGGACTACCAACAGATCGTGTCCGAGATCAAGCAGTATGCTGCCGGTGGTGACACCTGCGTGATCAGCACGCTGAATGGCGACACCAACGTGCCGTTCTTCAAGGAGTATGCCGCAGCAGGTCTGACCGCTGAAACTTGCCCAGTGGTGAGCTTCTCGATCTCGGAAGATGAGTTCCGTGGTCTGCCTGCCAAGCAGTTGGTGGGTCAGTTGGGTTGCTGGACCTACTTCCAGTCGATCAAGTCCCCAGCCAATGAGAAGTTCATCTCGGACTTCCAAGCCTGGTTGGCCAAGAGTGATGTGCCAGGGATCGTGAAAGAAGGTCGCGTGACCTGCTCACCGATGGTGCTGAGCTATGATGGTGTGTATCTGTGGAAAGCCGCCGT
This genomic interval carries:
- the urtA gene encoding urea ABC transporter substrate-binding protein; amino-acid sequence: STLRAEETVKVGVLHSLSGTMAISETSLRDILLFTFDEINAKGGVLGKKIEPVVVDGASNWPLFAEKAKQLLEQDKVAVTFGCWTSVSRKSVLPVFESNKGLLFYPVQYEGEEMSPNIMYTAEAVNQQATPAVDYMLEKGFKKFYLLGSDYVYPQTTNLVLLEYLLSKGVPLENIGGGFKKDESGKIISAGKYTPFGHTDYQQIVSEIKQYAAGGDTCVISTLNGDTNVPFFKEYAAAGLTAETCPVVSFSISEDEFRGLPAKQLVGQLGCWTYFQSIKSPANEKFISDFQAWLAKSDVPGIVKEGRVTCSPMVLSYDGVYLWKAAVEKAGSFEVDKVIAELEKGISFDGPGGTVTSQKNHHVTKNVYIGETKADGQFKILKSYDNVYGEPFLKGTFKPKE